Proteins from a single region of Sinorhizobium alkalisoli:
- the glpK gene encoding glycerol kinase GlpK, with amino-acid sequence MGGYILAIDQGTTSTRAIVFDETQKVVGVGQKEFKQHFPKSGWVEHDPEEIWQTVVLTVTQAMEKARIVASDVAAIGITNQRETVVVWDRQTGKPIHNAIVWQDRRTAAFCDKLKKNGLEKTFAKKTGLLLDPYFSGTKLHWLLSNVKGAQARAAKGELCFGTIDTFLIWRLTGGESFATDATNASRTLMYNIVDNAWDDELLEILRIPRAMLPEVKDCAADFGVTDPSLFGAAIPILGVAGDQQAATIGQACFEPGMLKSTYGTGCFALLNTGKDIVRSKNRLLTTIAYRLDGKTTYALEGSIFVAGAAVQWLRDGLKVIKAAPDTGALAESADPSQEVYLVPAFTGLGAPHWDPDARGAIYGMTRNTGPAEFARAALESVCYQTRDLLDAMHRDWRSNGKDTVLRVDGGMVASDWTMQRLADLLDAPVDRPVILETTALGVAWLAGSRAGVWPTRQEFAKSWARDRRFEPKMDGATRKVKLKGWRSAVKRTLVAA; translated from the coding sequence ATGGGCGGATATATTCTCGCGATCGATCAGGGTACGACGTCCACTCGGGCGATCGTTTTCGATGAGACGCAAAAGGTCGTCGGCGTCGGCCAGAAGGAATTCAAGCAGCACTTCCCGAAGTCCGGCTGGGTGGAGCACGACCCGGAGGAGATCTGGCAGACGGTGGTTCTCACCGTGACGCAGGCGATGGAGAAGGCCCGCATTGTCGCGAGCGACGTTGCTGCAATCGGCATAACCAACCAGCGCGAGACGGTGGTCGTATGGGACCGCCAAACCGGCAAGCCGATCCACAACGCGATCGTCTGGCAGGACCGCCGCACGGCCGCCTTTTGCGACAAGCTCAAGAAGAACGGACTGGAAAAGACCTTCGCAAAGAAGACCGGCCTTTTGCTCGATCCCTATTTCTCCGGCACGAAGCTCCATTGGCTCCTCTCCAACGTGAAGGGGGCACAGGCGCGTGCCGCGAAGGGCGAGCTCTGCTTCGGCACCATCGATACCTTCCTCATCTGGCGACTGACGGGCGGCGAGTCATTCGCGACGGATGCCACCAACGCGTCGCGCACCTTGATGTACAACATCGTCGACAATGCCTGGGACGACGAACTGCTCGAGATCCTGCGCATTCCGCGGGCAATGCTGCCGGAGGTGAAGGATTGCGCCGCCGACTTCGGCGTCACCGATCCGTCGCTCTTCGGCGCGGCGATCCCGATCCTCGGTGTTGCGGGCGATCAACAGGCGGCGACGATCGGCCAGGCCTGCTTCGAGCCGGGCATGCTGAAGTCGACCTACGGCACCGGCTGCTTCGCGCTGCTCAATACCGGCAAGGATATCGTCCGGTCGAAGAACCGACTCCTGACCACGATCGCCTATCGCCTCGACGGCAAAACCACCTATGCGCTCGAAGGATCGATTTTCGTCGCGGGCGCCGCCGTGCAATGGCTGCGCGATGGGCTCAAGGTCATCAAGGCGGCGCCTGACACCGGCGCGCTTGCCGAAAGTGCCGATCCATCACAGGAGGTCTATCTCGTACCGGCCTTCACCGGCCTCGGCGCGCCGCATTGGGACCCGGATGCCCGCGGTGCGATCTATGGAATGACGCGCAATACAGGCCCGGCGGAATTTGCCCGCGCGGCGCTTGAGTCCGTCTGCTACCAGACCCGCGACCTGCTCGACGCCATGCATCGCGATTGGCGCAGCAACGGCAAGGACACGGTGCTGCGTGTCGACGGCGGCATGGTCGCCTCCGACTGGACGATGCAGAGACTGGCCGACCTGCTCGACGCGCCGGTCGACCGCCCTGTGATCCTCGAGACCACGGCGCTCGGCGTCGCCTGGCTCGCCGGCAGCCGCGCCGGCGTCTGGCCGACCCGGCAGGAATTCGCCAAGTCCTGGGCACGTGACCGGCGCTTCGAACCGAAGATGGACGGGGCGACCCGCAAGGTGAAGCTGAAGGGCTGGCGGAGCGCCGTGAAGCGGACGCTGGTGGCGGCTTAG
- a CDS encoding 3-hydroxybutyrate dehydrogenase, whose protein sequence is MTKTAVITGSTSGIGLAIAKAFAKSGANILLNGFGKPDEIQAVTDEVAGLTSGTVVYHPADMTRPEEIADLMATAASRFGGTDILVNNAGVQFVEKIEDFPVEQWDRIIAINLSSSFHTIRAAVPAMKQKGWGRIVNIASAHGLVASPFKSAYVAAKHGIMGLTKTVALEVAENGITVNSICPGYVLTPLVEKQIPDQARTRGITEEQVVNEVMLKGQPTKKFITVEQVASLALYLASDDAAQITGTHVSMDGGWTAQ, encoded by the coding sequence ATGACGAAAACTGCGGTCATAACGGGTTCGACGAGCGGCATCGGCCTGGCGATCGCCAAGGCCTTCGCGAAGTCCGGCGCCAATATCCTGTTGAACGGTTTCGGCAAACCGGACGAGATCCAGGCGGTGACGGACGAGGTTGCGGGTCTGACATCCGGCACGGTTGTCTACCACCCGGCCGACATGACGAGGCCGGAGGAAATCGCCGATCTGATGGCCACCGCCGCCTCGCGCTTCGGCGGCACCGACATCCTCGTCAACAATGCCGGTGTGCAATTCGTCGAGAAGATCGAGGATTTTCCGGTCGAACAATGGGACCGGATTATCGCCATCAATCTTTCATCCTCTTTCCACACGATCCGCGCGGCCGTTCCGGCGATGAAGCAGAAGGGCTGGGGCCGCATCGTCAACATCGCCTCGGCGCACGGGCTCGTCGCCTCTCCCTTCAAGTCCGCTTATGTTGCGGCTAAACACGGCATCATGGGGCTCACCAAGACCGTCGCCCTGGAGGTGGCGGAAAACGGCATCACGGTGAACTCGATCTGCCCCGGCTATGTGCTGACGCCGCTCGTCGAAAAGCAGATTCCGGATCAGGCGCGGACGCGCGGCATCACGGAAGAGCAGGTGGTCAACGAGGTGATGCTCAAGGGGCAGCCGACGAAGAAGTTCATCACCGTCGAGCAGGTGGCGTCACTGGCGCTCTATCTCGCCAGCGACGATGCCGCCCAGATCACCGGCACGCATGTTTCGATGGATGGCGGCTGGACGGCCCAGTAG
- the xdhA gene encoding xanthine dehydrogenase small subunit: MATASDSIRFILNDTDIVLSEVAPTATLLDYLRLDRRLTGTKEGCAEGDCGACTVLVGRLADDGRGGEKLVYETVNSCIRFLGSLNATHVVTVEHLAARDGALHPVQQAMVDFHGSQCGFCTPGIVMSLYGLWLTNDTPRRAAIEKALQGNLCRCTGYEPIVRAAEAAAKARPSAILDPITRTREAVATKLKELRPTQSITIRKDDDCLIVPADTAGLAAVLAEHPAATIVAGATDVGLWVTKQMRSLNPVVFINGIAELQRIERSDAGLTIGAGVSYTEAHDALASAYPTFGRLLERIGGEQVRNMGTIGGNIANGSPIGDSPPPLIALGATVTLRSKAGTRTLPLEDFFLAYGKQDRKPGEFVESIFVPALPAGDLFAAYKVSKRRDEDISALLGAFRISLDEENRVTTARIAYGGMAATPKRANAVEAALTGQPWTEETIRTVQPALETDYQPLTDWRATSAYRMLAAKNLLMRFFLESAGETAELRRFEEVA, translated from the coding sequence ATGGCAACGGCATCCGACAGCATCCGCTTCATCCTGAACGACACCGACATCGTCCTTTCGGAGGTCGCGCCGACCGCGACGCTGCTTGACTATCTGAGGCTGGACCGCCGCCTCACCGGCACCAAGGAGGGCTGCGCCGAGGGCGACTGCGGCGCCTGTACGGTGCTCGTCGGACGGCTTGCCGACGATGGCCGCGGCGGCGAAAAACTCGTCTACGAAACCGTCAATTCCTGCATCCGCTTCCTGGGATCGCTCAATGCGACTCATGTCGTCACCGTCGAGCATCTGGCTGCCCGGGACGGCGCGCTCCATCCGGTTCAGCAGGCGATGGTGGATTTCCACGGCTCGCAATGTGGCTTCTGCACGCCGGGCATCGTCATGTCGCTCTACGGGCTGTGGCTGACCAACGATACGCCGCGCCGCGCCGCAATCGAAAAGGCGCTGCAGGGCAATCTCTGTCGCTGCACCGGCTACGAGCCGATCGTGCGAGCGGCCGAAGCCGCGGCCAAGGCGCGACCTTCGGCGATCTTGGATCCGATCACGCGCACGCGGGAAGCGGTTGCCACAAAGTTGAAAGAACTTCGGCCGACGCAATCGATCACCATTCGCAAGGACGATGACTGTCTGATCGTGCCGGCGGATACGGCCGGTCTCGCGGCGGTACTCGCCGAACATCCGGCCGCCACCATCGTCGCCGGCGCCACCGACGTCGGCCTCTGGGTGACGAAACAGATGCGATCCTTGAACCCGGTCGTATTCATCAACGGCATAGCCGAATTGCAGCGGATCGAACGATCGGACGCCGGCCTGACGATTGGTGCCGGCGTCAGCTATACGGAGGCCCATGACGCCCTCGCGTCGGCATATCCGACCTTCGGCCGCCTGCTCGAGCGCATCGGCGGCGAGCAGGTGCGCAACATGGGCACGATCGGCGGCAATATCGCCAATGGTTCGCCGATCGGCGACAGCCCGCCACCGCTAATCGCCCTCGGAGCAACCGTAACATTGCGCTCGAAAGCCGGCACGCGCACGCTGCCGCTCGAAGATTTCTTCCTCGCCTATGGCAAGCAGGACCGGAAGCCCGGCGAATTCGTCGAAAGCATCTTCGTTCCGGCACTGCCGGCGGGGGACCTCTTCGCCGCGTACAAGGTCTCGAAGCGCCGCGACGAGGACATCTCCGCCCTGCTCGGCGCCTTCCGGATCTCCCTTGACGAGGAGAACCGCGTGACGACCGCCCGCATCGCCTATGGCGGCATGGCGGCGACGCCGAAACGGGCGAATGCGGTCGAGGCCGCGCTCACGGGACAGCCCTGGACGGAAGAGACGATCCGTACCGTGCAGCCAGCCCTCGAAACGGATTATCAGCCACTTACCGACTGGCGCGCCACCAGTGCATATCGCATGCTCGCTGCGAAGAACCTGCTGATGCGCTTTTTCCTGGAGAGCGCCGGTGAGACGGCTGAGCTTCGGCGGTTTGAGGAGGTCGCATGA